From one Eucalyptus grandis isolate ANBG69807.140 chromosome 9, ASM1654582v1, whole genome shotgun sequence genomic stretch:
- the LOC120288239 gene encoding F-box/kelch-repeat protein At3g06240-like, which translates to MSSSDHDGGGGGGGPKLPHDVAVEILKRLPARSLLRFRCVSRSWRSAIDDPRFVALHWSHSALHASSRHLACLDCGDDAVQNRCSLFPNVPLSHPPPPSQIEIPFVAPPNRYAFVGSCNGLICLSESSSDGTEGAVYLWNLFTRKHKPVRLPRPERRQPLSVGGAHVVLGFCFDAKSNDYRVVRIIRFVGVRRRKKPRVEVYSLHTDSWKTLELECEVPILCDSAVFLNGNLHWYSFNGKGDGYSFHGKEDGYVSIALFNVAGEVFDEMAMPEQISLHFVLSMAVLNDSLAVFFSSGEANSACFLWVMKDYGVLESWTKLYTFEVTEPVTRFDGFTWNGELLMKIYCEKRVSWNPITGQLSILPLSARYELVPIVESLFPL; encoded by the coding sequence ATGAGTTCCTCCGACcacgatggcggcggcggcggtggcggcccGAAGCTTCCTCACGACGTCGCCGTCGAGATCCTGAAGCGGTTGCCGGCGAGATCCCTCCTCCGATTCAGGTGCGTCTCCCGATCGTGGCGTTCAGCCATCGACGACCCTCGTTTCGTGGCCCTCCACTGGAGCCACTCCGCCCTCCACGCCTCCAGTCGGCATCTCGCGTGTCTAGATTGTGGCGACGACGCCGTCCAGAACCGGTGCTCTCTGTTCCCCAACGTGCCTCTCTCCCACCCTCCTCCCCCGTCGCAAATCGAAATCCCGTTCGTTGCTCCTCCCAACCGTTACGCCTTCGTCGGTTCGTGTAACGGTTTGATCTGCCTTTCGGAGAGTTCCAGTGACGGAACTGAGGGGGCAGTATATCTGTGGAATCTATTCACCAGGAAGCACAAGCCCGTTCGGCTCCCCCGTCCGGAGCGGCGGCAACCCCTCTCCGTGGGGGGCGCTCATGTAGTTCTGGGGTTTTGTTTCGACGCTAAGTCTAATGACTATCGTGTCGTCAGGATTATCCGATTCGTAGGTGTTCGCCGTCGAAAGAAGCCTCGAGTCGAGGTTTATTCGCTCCATACAGATTCCTGGAAGACTTTGGAATTGGAATGTGAGGTTCCTATTCTCTGTGACAGTGCAGTCTTCTTAAATGGGAACCTGCACTGGTATTCTTTCAATGGAAAGGGGGATGGATATTCTTTCCATGGAAAGGAAGATGGATACGTATCCATAGCCTTGTTCAATGTCGCAGGTgaggtgtttgatgaaatggcTATGCCAGAACAGATCAGTCTCCATTTTGTGTTGTCCATGGCGGTATTGAATGACTCACTGGCTGTGTTCTTTAGCAGTGGGGAGGCGAATTCTGCTTGTTTCCTTTGGGTTATGAAAGACTACGGTGTGCTTGAGTCTTGGACTAAGCTGTATACTTTCGAGGTTACTGAACCGGTAACAAGATTTGATGGCTTCACGTGGAATGGCGAGCttcttatgaaaatatattGCGAAAAACGAGTTTCTTGGAATCCGATCACAGGACAGCTCTCAATTCTTCCATTGTCAGCGAGATACGAATTGGTCCCCATTGTAGAGAGCCTCTTTCCACTTTAG